The stretch of DNA CATTAAGCAAGCAGGCCAGCCGAAATGATCGGCCGGCACGTAGTTGGTAGGCACGGGCAGATTTGAACTGCCGACCTCACGATTATCAGTCGTGCGCTCTAACCAACTGAGCTACGCGCCTGTTGTGCCACGCCCAAACCGGGCCTGAATTGAACGGAAGAGATTCGCTAGGTGGCGGAACGATGAGGTATCCACCCCTTGTTTTTCCTTAGAAAGGAGGTGATCCAGCCGCAGGTTCCCCTACGGCTACCTTGTTACGACTTCACCCCAGTCGCTGACCTTACCGTGGTCGGCTGCCTCCTAAAAGGTTGGCGCACCGCCTTCGGGTAAAGCCAACTCCCATGGTGTGACGGGCGGTGTGTACAAGGCCCGGGAACGTATTCACCGCGGCATGCTGATCCGCGATTACTAGCGATTCCAACTTCATGCACTCGAGTTGCAGAGTACAATCCGAACTGGGACGGCTTTTTGGGATTTGCTCCAGGTCGCCCCTTCGCTGCCCATTGTCACCGCCATTGTAGCACGTGTGTAGCCCAGTCCATAAGGGCCATGAGGACTTGACGTCATCCCCGCCTTCCTCCTGCTCATCGCAGGCAGTTTCTCTAGAGTGCCCGGCCTAACCGCTGGCAACTAAAGATGAGGGTTGCGCTCGTTGCGGGACTTAACCCAACATCTCACGACACGAGCTGACGACAGCCATGCAGCACCTGTGTGGGAGCCAGCCGAACTGAAGGAATCCGTCTCCGGAAACCATACTCCCCATGTCAAGGACTGGTAAGGTTCTGCGCGTTGCTTCGAATTAAACCACATGCTCCACCGCTTGTGCGGGCCCCCGTCAATTCCTTTGAGTTTTAATCTTGCGACCGTACTTCCCAGGCGGTCTGCTTAATGCGTTAGCGGCGACACCGAGGGGCAACCCCCCGACATCTAGCAGACATCGTTTACGGCGTGGACTACCAGGGTATCTAATCCTGTTTGCTCCCCACGCTTTCGCGCCTCAGCGTCAAATCCGGACCAGGTAGCCGCTTTCGCCACTGGTGTTCTTCCCAATATCTACGAATTTCACCTCTACACTGGGAATTCCACTACCCTCTTCCGTTTTCTAGCTCTCCAGTCTTAAGCGCAGTTCCCAGGTTGAGCCCGGGGATTTCACGCCTAACTTAAAGAGCCGCCTACGCGCCCTTTACGCCCAGTAATTCCGAACAACGCTCGCCCCCTTCGTATTACCGCGGCTGCTGGCACGAAGTTAGCCGGGGCTTCTTCTCTGGTTACCGTCATCATCTTCACCAGTGAAAGTGCTTTACAACCCTAAGGCCTTCATCACACACGCGGCATTGCTGGATCAGGGTTGCCCCCATTGTCCAATATTCCCCACTGCTGCCTCCCGTAGGAGTCTGGGCCGTGTCTCAGTCCCAGTGTGGCTGATCATCCTCTCAGACCAGCTATTGATCGTCGCCTTGGTAGGCCATTACCCCACCAACTAGCTAATCAAACGCGGGCCCCTCTTTCTCCGGCTGACCTTTCCCCCGTAGGGCGTATGCGGTATTAGCGGTCGTTTCCAACCGTTGTCCCGCAGAGAAAGGCAGGTTCCCACGCGTTACTCACCCGTGCGCCACTCTATACAAGATAGCGTTCGACTTGCATGTGTTAGGCATGCCGCCAGCGTTCGTTCTGAGCCAGGATCAAACTCTTAGGTTAGACTGGTTCAACGGATTTCTCCGTGAACATAGCCCGCCCAATTTAATCCATGTTCATCTACTTCACATTGAAGTAAGCGTTCAAAGATTCATCGGGCTGACTTTGTTGTTTACAAAGGACGATACGTTCACACGAACCGCCACCCGCGAATCTCTTCCAAATGATCTCACGTTTTCAAATAGCGACCGACAAGTCTGCGACATGCGCTGATTGTTGGTAAGTGCTGCCCGGTGGGGCAACGAGCGCGGTTTATATGCCGGACCACTGACACTGTCCAGCCCTAAAATGCGCTTTATTTCACTTTTTTTTCACAAGCCCGGTTTCCTGCCCCAAGACAGATCGTCAACTGGCAGAAACCCTCAGGAATTGATGGTTGCGAGCCCTGTAAAAAGCAAATGTACTCTAGCACAGATTTCTGTCCTTATGTGAGTCATTTCCACCGCCGGGCACCATAAATCTCCGGCGATGTGGCGCTTCCAGGCACCAGAACACCCATCATCAGGCCAAGACAGCACTCTAATGTCCCGGTGCAAATTTCTGAATCATTTCGAAATTCCTGTCAGATCTATTGACCAAAGCGCTTACTTAATAAATTATGGGCGAAATTCGTGAGCCGGCATCGCTGGATGCTGGCAGGTAACCGCACCAGGCAACAGGCACGCAGGACCTTTATATGATTCGCACTTTGACGCGATGGGTGATTCTCGGCTCGATGCTGGTATCGGTGAGCGCGGGCAGCGCTGCTGGTGCGGCTATGGAGCCGTTGCACAGTGACGGCATGCCACTGCCAATGCCGAAGCCCGACCCCGCACTATTATATCCAGCCGAGCCTGTTGATATCGCGATACCCACCCCGCGACCGGATCTGGAAACGATTCTGCCCCGTGCCACCCGCACCGTTACCGAGATGTATCTGCAACAGACGGGCAAATTGACCGCTGGTGAAAAAACCTATCGGCTGAAATCCGGCGAGGGGCTGGCGACATTGCTGCAACGTGCCGGCTATGACCGCGCCACCGCGGCAGCCGCGATTGATGCCGTAATCGGGCGGGCCAGCCTGCGATCGCTGCCGGTCGGGCTCGAAGTTCGCGCCGCGAAGGATGGGTTCGCCTTCACGGCGCGGAACGGACGCGATGTCTTTGCCATCCGCGACCCGGAGGAAGGCTGGCTGGCTTTCACCGCGATTCGGCCTGTCGAACGCTACCTTGCCTTTGCGCAGGGGATTATTGATGATTCGATCTACCGTGCGGCAAGCGATGTGGACATTCCCGACCCGGCATTGGCCGAATATATCCGGGTGATGGGATTCTCGGTCGACTTCCAGCGCGAGATTCGCAGCGGTGATGCGTTCGAGCTTCTGTATGAACGGCAGATTGACCAGATCACCGGCGAGGTCGTCGGCACCGAACTGCATTACGCCGGGCTGATGTTGTCAGGCAAACAGCTTGGCTTCTATCGCTATGATCACGACGGATCCCGTGTTGGCTGGTATGACCGCAAGGGCAACTCGGCGGCGCGGACGCTGATTCGCACACCGATCTCCGGCGGCAGACTGTCATCCTCCTTTGGCATGCGACGACACCCCGTCAGCGGCTATAACTCCATGCATCGGGGGGTTGATTTTGCAGCCCCGCGCGGCACGCCCATCATCGCTGCCGGTTCCGGCGTCATTTCCGAGGCCGGCTGGTACAGCTCCTATGGCCGCTATATCCGGATTCGCCACAACAGCACCTATGACACCGCCTATGCCCATAT from Alphaproteobacteria bacterium LSUCC0719 encodes:
- a CDS encoding peptidoglycan DD-metalloendopeptidase family protein; the protein is MIRTLTRWVILGSMLVSVSAGSAAGAAMEPLHSDGMPLPMPKPDPALLYPAEPVDIAIPTPRPDLETILPRATRTVTEMYLQQTGKLTAGEKTYRLKSGEGLATLLQRAGYDRATAAAAIDAVIGRASLRSLPVGLEVRAAKDGFAFTARNGRDVFAIRDPEEGWLAFTAIRPVERYLAFAQGIIDDSIYRAASDVDIPDPALAEYIRVMGFSVDFQREIRSGDAFELLYERQIDQITGEVVGTELHYAGLMLSGKQLGFYRYDHDGSRVGWYDRKGNSAARTLIRTPISGGRLSSSFGMRRHPVSGYNSMHRGVDFAAPRGTPIIAAGSGVISEAGWYSSYGRYIRIRHNSTYDTAYAHMSRIARGIRPGARVEQGQVIGYVGSTGRSTGPHLHYEILVNNRKVNPLTVSLPTGERIPPELLDNFYAKVELVEAEVMATGNMRFAAMELLPSETESRLAP